A section of the Streptomyces sp. SLBN-118 genome encodes:
- a CDS encoding S8 family serine peptidase: MHKFFGVAVLALALLTASPTSTAATESAPSSHSGQIPGRYIVTLADTTEDAADMDAAVDASVQQASTLGAVVRHVYRYAAHGYAATMTPAAAAALAADPHVSVQPDRWVRVAAQTVPTGVDRAEADKSPTAAIDGKDTRVNADVAVIDTGVNLSHPDLNVYRAGGKNCTAPALPFLPPMPPEDYHGHGSHVAGIIGALDNNTGVVGMAPGVRIWPVQVLSASGFGSTADVICGIDYVTQHAGQIEVANMSLGGEGTDDGNCGRTNGDAMHRAICDSVAKGITYTVAAANDHADAKNTTPAAYDEVITVSALADFDGKPGGAGRPTCRTDQDDTFADFSNYGADVDLIAPGVCIRSTYRFGGYSTLSGTSMAAPHVAGGAALYKATHPGASPLAVKLALQAAGGVDWTWPSQDPDGIKEKLLKVSSF, translated from the coding sequence ATGCATAAATTCTTCGGCGTCGCCGTCCTCGCTCTTGCCCTGCTGACGGCTTCACCGACCTCTACCGCGGCCACGGAGTCTGCCCCCTCCAGCCACTCGGGCCAGATCCCCGGCCGGTACATCGTGACCCTCGCCGACACCACCGAGGACGCCGCCGACATGGATGCGGCTGTGGACGCGTCTGTGCAGCAGGCTTCCACCCTCGGTGCGGTGGTGCGCCACGTCTATCGCTACGCGGCCCACGGCTATGCGGCAACCATGACCCCGGCCGCCGCAGCCGCGCTCGCCGCCGACCCGCATGTTTCGGTGCAGCCCGACCGGTGGGTACGAGTCGCCGCCCAGACGGTCCCGACCGGTGTGGACCGGGCGGAGGCGGACAAGAGCCCAACCGCCGCCATCGACGGCAAGGACACCCGGGTCAATGCCGATGTGGCTGTCATCGACACCGGAGTGAATCTGAGCCACCCGGACCTGAACGTGTACAGGGCCGGAGGCAAGAACTGCACGGCCCCCGCGCTGCCCTTCCTGCCCCCGATGCCTCCTGAGGACTACCACGGCCACGGCAGCCATGTCGCCGGAATCATCGGCGCCCTGGACAACAACACCGGAGTCGTCGGTATGGCACCGGGTGTCCGGATCTGGCCGGTGCAGGTGCTCAGCGCCAGCGGCTTCGGCAGCACGGCGGACGTCATCTGCGGCATCGACTACGTCACCCAGCACGCCGGCCAGATCGAAGTCGCCAACATGAGTCTGGGCGGCGAGGGCACCGACGACGGCAACTGCGGCAGGACCAACGGCGATGCCATGCACCGGGCCATCTGTGATTCGGTCGCCAAGGGCATCACCTACACCGTTGCGGCCGCCAACGACCACGCCGACGCGAAGAACACCACCCCGGCCGCGTACGACGAAGTGATCACCGTCAGCGCCCTGGCAGACTTCGACGGCAAGCCCGGAGGCGCCGGCCGGCCCACCTGCCGCACCGACCAGGACGACACCTTTGCCGACTTCTCCAACTACGGCGCCGATGTCGACCTGATCGCACCAGGCGTGTGTATCCGCTCCACGTACAGATTCGGCGGCTACTCGACGCTGTCCGGCACCTCGATGGCGGCACCCCACGTCGCGGGCGGCGCGGCACTGTACAAGGCCACCCACCCAGGCGCATCCCCCCTGGCCGTCAAGTTGGCCCTGCAGGCCGCCGGCGGCGTCGACTGGACCTGGCCCTCCCAGGACCCCGACGGCATCAAGGAGAAGCTCCTCAAGGTCTCGTCCTTCTGA
- a CDS encoding molybdopterin-binding protein: MSLSMRNQIPGTVVSVTPGEVMATVGVRLQGGQEITAAITLEAVRALGLAPGSVVRVLVKSTEVSLATAAVEGLSIRNQIPGTVNGITAGAAMASVKVGVVGGELTAAITKDAVADLGLAAGSSVVALIKATEISLATD, from the coding sequence ATGAGCCTGAGCATGCGCAATCAGATCCCCGGCACGGTCGTCTCCGTCACCCCCGGGGAGGTCATGGCGACCGTCGGGGTCCGCCTTCAGGGCGGCCAGGAGATCACCGCCGCGATCACTCTGGAGGCCGTCCGGGCGCTGGGCCTCGCGCCGGGCTCGGTCGTACGTGTCCTGGTGAAGTCCACGGAGGTCTCCCTGGCCACGGCCGCGGTCGAGGGCCTGAGCATCCGCAATCAGATCCCGGGCACGGTCAACGGCATCACCGCCGGTGCCGCGATGGCAAGCGTCAAGGTCGGCGTCGTCGGCGGCGAGCTGACGGCCGCGATCACGAAGGACGCGGTGGCCGATCTGGGCCTGGCGGCGGGGTCCTCGGTCGTCGCGCTGATCAAGGCGACGGAGATCTCCCTCGCGACGGACTGA
- a CDS encoding leucyl/phenylalanyl-tRNA--protein transferase: MSRCPGWETLDVLGAAPDGPVAFSADLSPTSLLKAYRAGVYPFPASDEYTRVLNEVVFADQVEDGRIPLVGEDSADPYAVSWWSPDPRPVLPVSAAHLSRSLARQLRNKLPWSTSMNQRFEQVVRECSTDRDPLWLTEELIASLISLHELGHAHSVEVWEGDDLVGGVFGLQVGSVVSMDSMFFHRPGASKVAVSDLAARFAEAGGELLDAQRDSPHVRGLGALLVPRKEYVRHLRGTGRDGLPMPTATLPARRLAEPAAGHGAGVAPSR; encoded by the coding sequence GTGAGCCGATGCCCGGGCTGGGAGACGCTGGACGTGCTGGGAGCCGCGCCCGACGGTCCGGTGGCCTTCTCCGCCGACCTCAGTCCCACCAGCCTCCTGAAGGCGTACCGGGCAGGGGTCTATCCGTTCCCGGCATCCGACGAGTACACCCGCGTCCTCAACGAGGTGGTCTTCGCCGACCAGGTCGAGGACGGCCGCATCCCGCTCGTGGGGGAGGACTCGGCCGATCCCTACGCCGTCTCCTGGTGGTCGCCCGACCCCAGGCCGGTGCTGCCCGTCTCGGCCGCGCACCTCAGCCGGAGCCTCGCCCGGCAGCTGCGCAACAAGCTGCCGTGGTCGACCAGCATGAACCAGAGGTTCGAGCAGGTCGTCCGCGAATGCAGCACCGACCGCGACCCCCTGTGGCTCACCGAAGAGCTGATCGCGAGCCTGATCAGCCTCCACGAGCTGGGGCATGCTCACAGCGTCGAGGTGTGGGAGGGCGACGATCTGGTCGGCGGTGTCTTCGGCCTCCAGGTCGGATCGGTCGTCAGCATGGACTCGATGTTCTTCCATCGTCCAGGTGCCTCGAAGGTCGCGGTGTCCGACCTCGCGGCGCGCTTCGCCGAGGCCGGCGGTGAGCTGCTCGACGCGCAGCGGGACAGCCCGCACGTCCGCGGCCTGGGCGCCCTTCTCGTACCGCGGAAGGAGTATGTGCGACATCTCCGCGGCACCGGGCGCGACGGCCTCCCGATGCCCACCGCCACCTTGCCCGCCCGCCGCCTCGCCGAGCCGGCGGCCGGACACGGTGCTGGGGTCGCCCCGTCGCGCTGA
- a CDS encoding MFS transporter has product MLSDYRRIFSPAGSVLFSAAGFIARLPMSMIGVGIVTMLSQLGDEYWLAGSVSATQALAAAAIGPQISRLVDRHGQRRVVVPAMAVTVAAIGALLLCARYAAPAWTLYVAAAAAGCMPSMGALVRSRWAELHRESPRLLHTAYSLESVLDEVIYVVGPILAITLSTSVSAEAGPLATAILLAVGVLLFAAQRRTEPPVRHESQRPGGSALRVPGLGLLVLTLTSVGVTYGSVEVATVAFAGAHDHKGLSGVLLGVYALGSGLAGMAFGAISPRGSITRRLLVSVCAMAVTMAPLLFAPSLAALAGMLFVAGVAIAPTLITAMGLVNHLAPPAQLTESITWLVSGLSVGVALGYAASGWVVDAAGTTAGYRVSCAAAVLAAATVFLALPRLTRSVAQRSTAEHGPGISGGDGAL; this is encoded by the coding sequence ATGCTCTCCGATTACCGCCGGATCTTCTCGCCCGCAGGCAGTGTGCTCTTCTCTGCCGCGGGCTTCATCGCACGCCTTCCGATGTCGATGATCGGCGTCGGCATCGTCACCATGCTGTCGCAGCTCGGCGACGAGTACTGGCTCGCCGGCTCGGTCTCCGCCACGCAGGCGCTCGCCGCCGCGGCGATCGGACCGCAGATCTCCCGGCTGGTCGACCGTCACGGCCAGCGCCGGGTCGTCGTCCCGGCGATGGCTGTGACGGTCGCCGCCATCGGTGCGCTGCTGCTGTGCGCCCGGTACGCCGCCCCGGCCTGGACGCTCTATGTCGCGGCGGCGGCAGCAGGCTGCATGCCCAGCATGGGCGCACTCGTCAGGTCCCGCTGGGCGGAGCTTCACCGGGAGTCACCGCGGCTGCTGCACACCGCGTACTCGCTGGAGTCGGTGCTCGACGAGGTGATCTATGTCGTCGGCCCGATCCTGGCGATCACTCTGTCGACCAGCGTCAGCGCCGAAGCCGGACCGCTGGCGACCGCGATCCTGCTCGCGGTCGGCGTCCTGCTGTTCGCCGCCCAGCGGCGTACGGAACCGCCGGTGCGCCACGAGTCGCAACGTCCCGGGGGAAGCGCCCTGCGCGTCCCGGGACTGGGACTGTTGGTACTGACGCTGACGTCGGTGGGCGTGACCTACGGTTCGGTGGAGGTCGCGACGGTGGCGTTCGCCGGCGCACACGACCACAAGGGGCTCTCCGGCGTGCTGCTGGGCGTGTACGCGCTCGGTTCGGGCCTGGCGGGCATGGCCTTCGGCGCGATCAGCCCGCGGGGGTCGATCACACGGCGGTTGCTGGTCAGCGTCTGCGCGATGGCGGTGACGATGGCACCGTTGCTGTTCGCGCCGAGTCTCGCGGCGCTGGCCGGGATGCTCTTTGTGGCGGGCGTGGCCATCGCACCGACCCTGATCACCGCGATGGGGCTGGTGAACCACCTGGCGCCGCCCGCTCAGCTCACCGAGAGCATCACCTGGCTTGTCTCGGGCCTATCCGTCGGGGTGGCGCTGGGCTACGCCGCGTCCGGGTGGGTGGTCGACGCGGCGGGCACGACGGCGGGCTACCGCGTGTCCTGTGCGGCGGCCGTGCTCGCCGCCGCGACGGTCTTCCTCGCGCTGCCACGGCTGACCCGCTCCGTCGCGCAGCGAAGCACGGCGGAGCACGGGCCCGGCATTTCTGGTGGTGACGGAGCGTTGTGA
- a CDS encoding amino acid adenylation domain-containing protein codes for MTEREDSPAESAAPSVVLGNDEEQYAIWPAERRIPAGWRLIGGPASAEWCGSQVERLWTDMRPASARAERRLPGSGPGIVPELVRERARHEPSAPAVLSDEGRLTYAELTDQADRLARDLRESGVDAESVVTVCLDRVPELIVALLAVLSSGGAFLPLDPATPQQRIVALVGETSSRVIISSREHAPLFAGCEARILYAGEPATQAPQEKPRPARGPRPDDLAYVIYTSGSTGPPKGVMITHRSLAHSLSVVARAYELTPGDRVLHAAALGFDTSLEQIFATLISGATLVLAGTGTWAPTDLLHRLPEQGITVADLTPAYWHRLVSLADRGDVLSSLRLGIVGGEIVTATDCLAILRRIPGGRLVNAYGLTETTITSTLCDLKEEVLSAPDTAVAPIGRALEGNHIHVLDAELNPVQPGRRGEIYIGGAGLARGIWQQPALTAQQFLPDPHGSAPGDRMYRTGDLGRRRPDGSLEILGRVDDQMKIRGFRVDPAEIEAALASHPEVSQAMVVARSRDNGDRHLIAYYTPAGPPDGGEAALRTRLRSELGEVLPGYMIPAAFHAVEQLPLAPSGKLDRKAVPEPKPAATTADTEDRPVPQGMAQLWSQLLGVDYVRPQDDFFELGGNSLLAMEMLARTRVIFGIGVSQIRELTRSLLRQPMLGAFTESVRQARAGTLAHPEGGSVDFTAETDRRVPAVRHNAPAPHPRHPGDVLLTGATGFCGAYMIDELLRTATGRVLCLVRASDELEGMERLRESHKRYVLSDLFSDRVQPVVGDLGKPGLGLSPGAFEELGSTIDAVYHFGGQVNFIYPYHDLRAANVEGTYEIIRLAADRAVPVHFTSSMAVLAGFGPAGVREVTENTPLRFPEYLSVGYVESKWVGEALLKKASDAGLPVAIHRLMDITGGSTTGVMNTSSEMAALFGFIARTGLCPDVRLPLDFLPADHLARAIGHISTHHPARGEVYHLTNPRPTLLDSLAERLRRRGYPVQAIPYAEWIAALVKYAAGHPTDPITPFVPLFVDRCARADMTVSEMYFQGVFTEFTRDNAERALADAGIDTPPVDAMMDGYIDYLQQADYVRPVKNQEQGASRW; via the coding sequence GTGACAGAACGTGAGGACTCACCGGCAGAGTCGGCTGCGCCGAGCGTCGTGCTGGGCAACGACGAGGAGCAGTACGCCATTTGGCCCGCTGAGCGCCGGATTCCGGCCGGGTGGCGCCTGATCGGCGGACCGGCGTCCGCCGAGTGGTGCGGGAGCCAGGTCGAACGCCTGTGGACCGACATGCGGCCGGCGAGTGCCCGCGCCGAGCGGCGGCTCCCGGGATCCGGGCCGGGCATCGTGCCCGAGCTGGTCCGGGAGCGGGCGCGGCATGAGCCGTCCGCTCCCGCGGTGCTCTCGGACGAGGGCCGGCTCACCTACGCCGAGTTGACCGACCAGGCCGACCGGCTCGCCCGTGACCTGCGGGAGTCGGGCGTCGACGCGGAGTCCGTCGTCACCGTGTGCCTCGACCGCGTGCCGGAGCTGATCGTCGCTTTGCTGGCGGTGCTGAGCTCCGGTGGCGCGTTCCTCCCCCTCGACCCGGCGACTCCGCAGCAGCGGATCGTCGCACTCGTCGGGGAGACCAGTTCACGCGTCATCATCTCGAGCCGCGAGCACGCCCCGTTGTTCGCGGGATGCGAGGCGCGGATCCTCTACGCAGGGGAACCTGCCACGCAGGCGCCGCAGGAGAAACCGCGTCCCGCCCGCGGCCCCCGGCCGGACGACCTCGCCTATGTGATCTACACCTCCGGATCCACCGGCCCCCCCAAGGGTGTGATGATCACCCACCGGTCGCTGGCCCACTCCCTCTCCGTGGTGGCCCGGGCCTACGAACTGACGCCCGGCGACCGGGTGCTGCACGCCGCGGCGCTCGGTTTCGACACGTCGCTGGAGCAGATTTTCGCCACGCTGATCAGCGGCGCGACCCTCGTCCTCGCGGGAACAGGCACCTGGGCGCCCACCGATCTGCTGCACCGCCTCCCCGAGCAGGGCATCACCGTCGCCGACCTGACCCCCGCCTACTGGCATCGGCTCGTCTCCCTCGCGGACCGCGGCGACGTCCTCTCGTCGCTGAGGCTCGGCATCGTCGGCGGCGAGATCGTCACCGCGACGGACTGCCTCGCCATTCTGCGCCGGATCCCGGGCGGGCGGCTCGTCAACGCCTACGGACTCACCGAGACCACCATCACCTCCACGCTCTGCGACCTCAAAGAGGAAGTGCTCTCCGCGCCGGACACCGCCGTCGCCCCGATCGGAAGGGCCCTGGAGGGGAATCACATCCATGTGCTCGACGCCGAACTGAACCCGGTGCAGCCGGGCCGGCGCGGCGAGATCTACATCGGCGGCGCGGGGCTGGCGCGCGGTATCTGGCAGCAACCCGCTCTGACCGCACAGCAGTTCCTGCCCGACCCGCACGGCTCCGCTCCGGGGGACAGGATGTATCGCACCGGGGATCTGGGCCGACGGCGCCCGGACGGCAGCCTGGAAATACTGGGACGGGTCGACGACCAGATGAAGATCCGCGGCTTCCGGGTCGACCCGGCCGAGATCGAGGCCGCGCTCGCCTCCCACCCGGAGGTGAGCCAGGCGATGGTGGTGGCCCGGAGTCGCGACAACGGCGACCGGCATCTCATCGCGTACTACACACCCGCCGGACCGCCGGACGGCGGCGAGGCGGCGCTGCGCACCCGGCTGCGGTCGGAACTCGGCGAGGTCCTGCCGGGCTATATGATCCCGGCGGCCTTCCACGCGGTGGAACAGCTGCCCCTCGCGCCCAGCGGAAAGCTCGACCGCAAGGCCGTGCCGGAACCCAAGCCCGCGGCGACGACGGCCGACACCGAGGACCGTCCGGTGCCGCAGGGGATGGCGCAGTTGTGGAGCCAGCTCCTGGGTGTGGACTACGTCCGCCCGCAGGACGACTTCTTCGAACTGGGCGGCAACTCGCTGCTGGCCATGGAGATGCTCGCCCGGACCCGCGTCATCTTCGGCATAGGCGTCTCACAGATACGCGAGCTGACCCGTTCACTGCTGCGGCAGCCGATGCTCGGCGCGTTCACCGAGTCCGTGCGCCAGGCACGTGCCGGCACACTGGCCCACCCGGAGGGCGGAAGCGTCGACTTCACCGCCGAGACCGATCGGCGCGTTCCGGCAGTGCGACACAACGCGCCCGCTCCGCACCCCCGGCACCCCGGCGACGTCCTCCTCACCGGCGCGACGGGGTTCTGCGGCGCGTACATGATCGACGAGCTGCTGCGCACGGCCACGGGTCGGGTCCTCTGCCTGGTCAGGGCCTCCGACGAGCTGGAGGGAATGGAGCGGCTCCGCGAGAGCCACAAGCGGTACGTCCTCAGCGATCTTTTCAGCGACCGCGTGCAGCCGGTCGTCGGCGACCTGGGCAAGCCCGGACTGGGGCTTTCTCCCGGCGCCTTCGAGGAGCTGGGGTCGACCATCGACGCCGTCTACCACTTCGGCGGCCAGGTCAACTTCATCTACCCGTACCACGACTTGCGCGCGGCCAACGTCGAGGGAACCTACGAGATCATCCGCCTCGCCGCCGACAGGGCCGTGCCCGTCCACTTCACCTCCAGCATGGCGGTGCTCGCCGGGTTCGGGCCGGCCGGGGTGCGTGAGGTGACAGAGAACACGCCGCTGCGCTTCCCGGAGTATCTGTCGGTGGGATACGTGGAGAGCAAGTGGGTCGGCGAGGCGCTGCTGAAGAAGGCGTCCGACGCGGGCCTGCCGGTAGCCATCCACCGCCTGATGGACATCACGGGCGGCAGCACCACCGGCGTGATGAACACCAGCAGCGAGATGGCCGCCCTGTTCGGCTTCATCGCGCGGACCGGGCTGTGCCCTGACGTCCGGCTGCCGCTGGACTTCCTGCCGGCCGACCACCTCGCCCGCGCAATCGGGCACATCTCCACCCACCATCCCGCTCGTGGCGAGGTCTACCACCTCACCAACCCCCGTCCCACGCTGCTGGATTCGCTCGCCGAGCGCCTGCGCCGGCGGGGCTACCCGGTCCAGGCGATCCCGTACGCCGAATGGATCGCCGCTCTGGTGAAGTACGCGGCCGGGCACCCCACCGACCCGATAACCCCGTTCGTCCCGCTCTTCGTCGACCGCTGTGCCCGCGCCGACATGACCGTGAGCGAGATGTACTTCCAGGGCGTTTTCACGGAGTTCACCCGCGACAACGCGGAACGGGCCCTGGCGGACGCCGGGATCGACACTCCGCCGGTGGACGCGATGATGGACGGCTACATCGACTACCTCCAACAAGCCGACTATGTGAGGCCGGTGAAGAACCAGGAGCAGGGAGCGTCACGGTGGTGA
- the tgmA gene encoding putative ATP-grasp-modified RiPP, which yields MRPFALNYARPAVPAPDVVPYAYDPTLQLNVLSDGRPAVNDHDLLLACGTTTSTAGSQTHFDD from the coding sequence ATGAGACCGTTCGCACTGAACTATGCCCGTCCCGCCGTGCCTGCCCCGGACGTGGTCCCTTACGCCTATGACCCCACGCTCCAGTTGAACGTCCTGTCCGACGGGCGCCCGGCCGTCAACGACCACGACCTGCTGCTGGCGTGCGGTACCACCACGTCCACCGCCGGTTCCCAGACGCACTTCGACGACTGA
- the bfr gene encoding bacterioferritin: protein MQGDPEVLEFLNEQLTAELTAINQYFLHAKMQENFGWPKLAAHTRHESFDEMNHAEVLTDRILLLDGLPNYQRLFHVRVGQSVTEMFQADREVEVEAIDRLKRGVEVMRAKGDITSANLFESILADEEAHIDYLDTQLDLVEKLGEPLYLAQLIEQPES, encoded by the coding sequence ATGCAGGGCGACCCCGAGGTCCTGGAGTTCCTCAACGAGCAGCTGACCGCGGAGCTGACCGCAATCAATCAGTACTTCCTGCACGCCAAGATGCAGGAGAACTTCGGCTGGCCCAAACTTGCGGCGCACACCCGGCACGAGTCGTTCGACGAGATGAATCACGCGGAGGTCCTGACCGACCGGATCCTCCTGCTGGACGGTCTGCCGAACTACCAGCGGCTCTTCCATGTACGGGTGGGCCAGAGCGTCACCGAGATGTTCCAGGCCGACCGCGAGGTCGAAGTCGAAGCGATCGACCGCCTCAAGCGCGGCGTCGAGGTGATGCGGGCCAAGGGCGACATCACCTCGGCCAACCTCTTCGAGTCGATCCTTGCCGACGAGGAAGCCCATATCGACTACCTCGACACCCAGCTCGACCTGGTCGAAAAGCTGGGTGAACCGCTCTATCTCGCCCAGCTGATCGAGCAGCCGGAGAGCTGA
- a CDS encoding bifunctional diguanylate cyclase/phosphodiesterase, protein MNQRLRSQSAMAVVSACIVLLTALYYTFPEQRLIFVGIGAIGVIGIVLGVFLNRPAHRLPWLLLAAGNFAFAAGQATQIILIELLHEEMPFPSIADGFYLAAYPLYAAGLLGFVHWRTGWRDRASLVDALTLTVGLALLSWLFLINPYAQAPGLTWVQKAFSMAYPLGDILVLAMLLRLLAGRGGKSPALMLLTAGTVGLLVADVMYGLIQLHGTWRTGTAVELGWAVLYGAWAAAALHPSMRTMTQPAVWRGETGIGRLSLLTLASLIAPAILLSEAVRGVSSNVGVIGVFSAVLFVLVLYRLAGVAATHRQALGREKVLRNAVSSLGGAGDLRDVATAVHSTVKELVSHGPPRSALLTVPDNTLWVNGAQGVRGAAYTRVNAAIRELTASGENHLVTLDGVGPDLAAYLTSSDEVPGRQVYALVCPLTSQDHPSGDPLVGGMTVAGDEQDLLVLRETLATLAAQTALAVARVTLAEEVNQRNSEAYFRTLVQNASDVILILDDDDRVRYASPSADQVLGVPHLEGTHIIDLVPPKDSRTVVETLGRMRSHEYQTRREHWHMVRTDASTIEVEVRWSDLREETTVGGVVLTLRDVTEQLKLERELTHQAFHDALTGLANRVLFQDRVSHALAQAQRDGTVVGVLFVDVDDFKVVNDIHGHGVGDELLVALSLRLQTTVRASDTAARIGGDEFALLVEGSASLDGVERFTENVMTVFAEPFRLSVGAVSTYASIGVATTEDSIDSVELLTHADLALYAAKTAGKRQWRRYYPDLQSGMAERAKLQEGLDNSPIETSFLVLYQPIVELASGRISGFEALVRWPHSTRGMVLPEQFITLAEESGQIVPLGAWVLNQATAEAVRWHDSVRSDGAAGRKEPYISVNVSPRQFRDAEFCNVVQRALDLSGIEPSSLVLELTESVLMYNDERILREMSELTDLGIRIAIDDFGTGYSSLSYLREFPISILKIDKSFVDDLGRSPEQYALVEGIAHLADTLGLTVIAEGVEDVRQRESLISMGCELAQGYLFAEPVSAQEAEQLILAPPLGRLAEVPEVHADRKR, encoded by the coding sequence GTGAACCAGCGACTGCGAAGCCAGTCCGCGATGGCCGTCGTCAGCGCATGCATCGTCCTGCTGACCGCGCTCTACTACACATTTCCGGAACAGCGGCTGATCTTCGTAGGAATTGGAGCGATCGGCGTTATCGGTATTGTCCTGGGTGTCTTTCTCAACCGCCCGGCGCATCGACTTCCCTGGCTGTTGCTCGCCGCGGGAAACTTCGCCTTCGCCGCGGGCCAGGCAACCCAGATCATCCTCATCGAGTTGCTGCACGAGGAGATGCCGTTTCCATCGATCGCCGACGGCTTCTATCTCGCGGCATATCCGCTTTATGCGGCCGGGCTGCTGGGCTTTGTCCACTGGCGCACGGGTTGGCGCGACCGCGCGAGCCTCGTCGACGCACTGACACTGACAGTTGGCCTGGCACTGCTGTCGTGGCTCTTCCTCATCAACCCGTACGCCCAGGCCCCGGGTCTCACCTGGGTGCAGAAGGCGTTCTCCATGGCCTATCCGCTCGGCGACATCCTCGTCCTGGCGATGCTGCTGCGGCTGCTCGCCGGCCGTGGCGGCAAGAGCCCCGCGCTGATGCTGCTCACCGCGGGCACCGTCGGCCTGCTCGTCGCAGACGTGATGTACGGCCTGATCCAACTGCACGGGACCTGGCGCACGGGTACCGCGGTCGAACTCGGCTGGGCCGTCCTGTACGGCGCCTGGGCGGCGGCCGCGCTCCACCCGTCCATGCGGACGATGACCCAACCGGCTGTTTGGCGCGGTGAGACCGGCATAGGCCGGCTGAGCCTGCTCACCCTGGCGTCGCTGATCGCACCGGCCATCCTCCTGAGCGAGGCGGTACGCGGCGTGAGCTCCAACGTCGGCGTCATCGGGGTGTTCTCCGCGGTGCTGTTCGTCCTTGTCCTCTACCGCCTGGCGGGCGTGGCGGCCACCCACCGACAGGCGCTCGGCCGGGAGAAGGTGTTGCGCAACGCGGTGTCCTCGCTGGGCGGAGCGGGCGATCTGCGGGATGTGGCCACTGCCGTCCACTCCACTGTGAAGGAGCTGGTGTCGCACGGCCCGCCGCGTTCCGCGCTGCTCACCGTCCCGGACAACACGCTCTGGGTGAACGGGGCGCAGGGTGTCCGCGGGGCGGCGTACACGCGTGTGAACGCGGCCATACGGGAACTGACCGCGTCCGGCGAGAACCACCTGGTGACCCTCGACGGTGTGGGGCCCGATCTTGCCGCCTACCTCACGAGCTCGGACGAGGTGCCGGGCCGTCAGGTCTACGCGCTGGTCTGCCCGCTCACCTCGCAGGATCACCCTTCGGGTGATCCGCTGGTCGGGGGGATGACCGTGGCCGGGGACGAGCAGGACCTGCTCGTACTCCGCGAAACGCTGGCGACTCTCGCCGCGCAGACGGCCCTTGCCGTCGCACGGGTCACCCTCGCCGAGGAGGTCAACCAGCGCAACAGCGAGGCGTACTTCCGCACGCTGGTACAGAACGCCTCCGACGTCATCCTGATTCTCGACGACGACGACCGGGTCCGTTACGCCAGCCCGTCCGCCGACCAGGTGCTCGGCGTTCCGCACCTCGAGGGCACCCACATCATCGATCTTGTGCCGCCGAAGGACAGCCGCACGGTGGTCGAGACGCTCGGCCGGATGCGGAGCCACGAGTACCAGACCAGGCGCGAGCACTGGCACATGGTCCGCACCGACGCGTCGACCATCGAGGTCGAGGTGAGGTGGAGTGACCTGCGCGAGGAGACGACCGTCGGCGGGGTGGTGCTCACCCTGCGGGACGTGACCGAACAGCTCAAGCTCGAACGCGAACTCACCCACCAGGCGTTCCACGACGCGCTCACCGGCCTGGCCAACCGCGTGCTCTTCCAGGACCGGGTCAGCCACGCCCTGGCACAGGCCCAGCGCGACGGCACGGTGGTCGGCGTGCTCTTCGTCGACGTGGACGACTTCAAGGTCGTCAACGACATACACGGCCACGGCGTGGGCGACGAACTCCTGGTCGCGCTGTCGCTCCGGCTGCAGACCACGGTCCGTGCCTCTGACACCGCCGCGCGCATAGGCGGTGACGAGTTCGCACTGCTGGTGGAGGGCTCGGCCTCCCTGGACGGCGTGGAGCGGTTCACCGAAAACGTGATGACCGTATTCGCCGAGCCGTTCCGGCTCAGTGTCGGGGCGGTGAGCACGTACGCCAGCATCGGCGTGGCGACGACCGAGGACAGTATCGACTCGGTCGAACTGCTGACCCACGCCGATCTCGCGCTGTACGCGGCGAAGACGGCGGGCAAGCGCCAGTGGCGCCGCTACTACCCGGATCTGCAGAGCGGCATGGCCGAGCGTGCCAAATTGCAGGAGGGCCTGGACAATTCGCCGATCGAGACATCGTTCCTGGTGCTCTACCAGCCCATCGTGGAGCTGGCCAGCGGGCGGATCTCCGGCTTCGAGGCGCTCGTTCGCTGGCCCCACTCCACGCGCGGCATGGTGCTGCCGGAGCAGTTCATCACGCTGGCCGAGGAGAGCGGGCAGATCGTCCCGCTCGGCGCCTGGGTGCTCAACCAGGCGACGGCCGAAGCCGTCCGGTGGCACGACTCCGTGCGAAGCGACGGGGCCGCCGGCCGCAAGGAACCGTACATCAGCGTGAACGTGTCGCCGCGCCAGTTCCGGGACGCGGAGTTCTGCAACGTGGTCCAGCGCGCCTTGGATCTCTCCGGCATCGAGCCGTCGTCTCTCGTACTGGAACTGACCGAGAGTGTGCTGATGTACAACGACGAACGAATCCTGCGTGAGATGAGTGAGCTCACCGATCTCGGGATCCGTATCGCGATCGACGACTTCGGAACGGGCTACTCGTCGCTGAGCTATCTGCGTGAGTTCCCCATCTCGATCCTCAAGATCGACAAATCGTTCGTCGACGACCTCGGGCGCTCGCCCGAACAGTACGCCCTGGTCGAGGGCATCGCGCATCTCGCCGACACACTCGGTCTCACGGTGATCGCCGAGGGAGTGGAGGACGTGAGGCAGCGGGAGTCGCTGATCTCCATGGGCTGCGAGCTGGCCCAGGGGTATCTCTTCGCCGAGCCGGTCAGCGCCCAGGAGGCGGAGCAACTCATCCTCGCGCCGCCGCTCGGCCGTCTGGCCGAAGTGCCTGAGGTGCACGCGGACAGGAAGCGGTGA